One genomic segment of Prochlorococcus marinus str. MIT 0919 includes these proteins:
- the serA gene encoding phosphoglycerate dehydrogenase — translation MTKVLVSDPIDQAGIEILSQVAQVDQRLGISCEDLKKIIGEYEALMIRSGTQVNADVIQASQKLKIIGRAGVGVDNVDVPSATKQGVLVVNSPGGNTIAAAEHALALLLALSRNVPQAHASTIAGSWDRKKFVGNELYKKVLGVVGLGKIGSHVAKVANAMGMSVIAFDPFVSSDRAQQMQVTLSSIKELFKQSDYITLHLPRTPETENLVNAELLETMKSTSRIVNCARGGIIDEDALAEALEKGVITGAALDVYANEPLDKDSPLLKVKKGLILTPHLGASTSEAQKNVAIDVAEQIRDVLLGLPARNAVNIPGLSAEIMDSLKPHLQLAETLGILASQLSGGHIQKLEVRLQGEFAQHPSQPLVVATLKGLLTSALGDRINYVNASLEAKGRGIDVLEVKDETTPDFSGGSLQLTTTADDGSHSLTGTVFADGELRITSIDEFPVNVAPSRHMLFTRHRDMPGIIGNIGSLLGVHNVNIASMQVGRRIVRGEAVMVLSIDDPIPSDLLASILQIKGINQAHPVTF, via the coding sequence ATGACGAAAGTTTTGGTTTCTGATCCCATAGATCAGGCAGGTATTGAAATCCTTAGTCAGGTTGCTCAAGTTGATCAGCGCCTAGGTATTTCATGTGAAGACTTGAAAAAAATCATTGGTGAATATGAAGCTCTTATGATTCGTTCAGGGACTCAGGTCAATGCTGATGTTATTCAAGCTAGTCAGAAGTTGAAAATTATAGGCAGAGCAGGAGTAGGAGTGGATAATGTTGATGTTCCCTCTGCAACTAAGCAGGGAGTCTTGGTTGTTAATTCACCAGGAGGAAACACTATTGCGGCTGCAGAACACGCACTTGCGTTACTGCTTGCACTCTCTCGCAATGTTCCACAAGCTCATGCGAGCACCATCGCTGGTTCTTGGGATCGAAAGAAATTCGTAGGTAATGAACTTTATAAAAAAGTTTTAGGTGTGGTTGGATTAGGGAAGATAGGTTCCCATGTGGCGAAAGTTGCCAATGCAATGGGAATGAGTGTTATCGCTTTTGACCCTTTCGTGTCTTCAGATCGAGCCCAGCAAATGCAAGTTACTCTTAGCTCAATTAAAGAACTGTTCAAGCAATCGGATTACATCACTCTGCATCTGCCTAGGACTCCTGAAACAGAAAATTTAGTCAATGCTGAATTGCTTGAAACAATGAAAAGTACTTCAAGGATTGTGAATTGTGCTCGAGGAGGGATTATTGATGAAGATGCTCTGGCAGAAGCATTGGAAAAGGGAGTGATTACTGGTGCAGCCTTAGATGTCTATGCAAATGAGCCTTTAGATAAAGATTCCCCTCTATTGAAAGTGAAAAAAGGGCTGATTCTTACACCTCATTTGGGTGCTTCAACATCTGAGGCCCAAAAGAATGTTGCTATTGATGTTGCCGAGCAAATCAGAGATGTTTTGTTAGGTCTGCCTGCAAGAAATGCTGTCAATATTCCTGGCCTTAGTGCAGAAATAATGGATAGTTTAAAACCTCATTTACAGCTTGCAGAAACTCTAGGGATATTGGCTAGTCAGCTTTCAGGGGGACATATTCAAAAGTTAGAGGTTCGTTTGCAAGGTGAATTTGCTCAACATCCTTCCCAGCCTCTAGTAGTTGCTACTTTGAAAGGATTGTTAACCAGTGCTTTAGGAGACAGAATCAATTATGTTAACGCTTCTTTAGAGGCAAAAGGACGAGGGATTGATGTTTTAGAAGTGAAAGATGAAACCACTCCCGATTTTTCTGGAGGTTCACTTCAGCTAACTACTACTGCTGATGATGGCAGTCATAGTTTGACTGGTACAGTTTTTGCCGATGGAGAATTAAGGATTACGAGTATTGATGAATTCCCAGTAAATGTAGCCCCTAGTAGGCACATGTTATTTACTAGGCATCGCGATATGCCTGGCATTATTGGGAATATTGGTTCTTTGCTAGGTGTTCATAATGTAAATATTGCTTCTATGCAAGTAGGAAGGCGCATAGTTAGGGGAGAGGCTGTAATGGTTCTAAGCATTGACGACCCAATACCCTCAGATTTGCTCGCTTCGATTTTGCAGATTAAAGGTATTAATCAAGCTCATCCAGTAACTTTTTAA
- a CDS encoding photosystem II S4 domain protein: MKFSNKEILKKSKNPETLKELLKLGEEAFRTWQGLWSPFIDPELIEEATKIFTSLAEISYYTNGGYEGAERKKIFFQRTQVPQENLQALPPIAGIHISGNFLFDKAEPSDFLTVLKAIGISHKEIGDIWVIGDYGAQLICEKETALFLDKKKGILRDVPIEHKMLDLSKLKLPHKKAPKKITTVEASKRLDAIASAGFGLSRSKIVAQIKTGKVSINWVKTDQANRVVNKGDRIQLTAKGSLLIEDIEETKKERWRIVLQRE; this comes from the coding sequence TTGAAATTCTCTAACAAAGAAATATTAAAAAAGTCTAAAAACCCAGAGACCTTAAAAGAACTTTTAAAGCTTGGAGAAGAAGCTTTCAGAACTTGGCAAGGTTTATGGTCCCCTTTTATTGATCCTGAACTAATAGAAGAGGCCACTAAAATATTTACCTCTTTAGCTGAAATTAGCTATTACACCAATGGAGGGTACGAAGGGGCTGAAAGAAAAAAAATCTTTTTCCAAAGGACTCAAGTTCCGCAAGAGAATCTACAAGCTTTGCCTCCTATTGCTGGGATCCACATTTCAGGGAACTTCTTATTTGACAAAGCTGAACCAAGTGATTTTCTGACAGTACTTAAAGCAATAGGAATTTCACACAAAGAAATTGGAGACATATGGGTCATAGGTGATTATGGCGCACAATTAATTTGCGAGAAAGAAACAGCTTTGTTTTTAGATAAGAAAAAAGGCATCCTTAGAGACGTTCCCATAGAACATAAAATGCTCGACTTAAGCAAGTTGAAATTGCCACACAAAAAAGCTCCTAAAAAAATAACAACAGTAGAGGCTTCGAAACGCTTGGATGCTATTGCTTCAGCTGGCTTTGGTCTGTCAAGATCAAAAATAGTGGCACAAATTAAAACTGGGAAAGTAAGCATCAATTGGGTCAAAACTGATCAAGCAAATCGTGTAGTTAATAAAGGCGATCGGATTCAATTAACCGCCAAAGGTAGTTTATTAATTGAGGATATAGAAGAAACGAAAAAAGAACGCTGGCGCATAGTGTTACAACGTGAATAA
- the murD gene encoding UDP-N-acetylmuramoyl-L-alanine--D-glutamate ligase codes for MDQINSSKEITIVVGLGRSGLAAAKLLHAQGAKVVVIEEANTSYFEKLSKELLALGIVVKLGISLELESFMPWLSQLKSVLISPAIPWDHYTINQLRERGIKIESEISLAWKSMKHIPWIGITGTNGKTTVTQMLNHVLKQNEIDSEMAGNIGIPVAQLALNHLKDAKKDPQFLVVELSSYQLETTHEIAPLIGIWTTLTPDHLERHESLKKYSDIKKRLLDNAHKAIYNLDDEFLLKNKATLRSGVWISANGSGTKENQADYWIHKNGKIYEHTKELLDSSVLKIRGVHNLQNLLLVIAAAREIGLSPNEIQKGIASFQGVEHRLEKIGSLHGIEIFNDSKATNYESAKMGLAAMQPPTIVIAGGQSKKGDSHGWIQELKKKASAIMLFGESAKQIEGLIKTSNFLGKVSCFKDLEEAAEASFELAIERKVNSILFSPACASFDQYKNYEERGDHFKKLTRQWLSILMN; via the coding sequence GTGGATCAAATTAATTCCTCAAAAGAAATCACTATTGTTGTAGGACTTGGACGGTCTGGTTTGGCTGCAGCAAAACTGCTACATGCTCAAGGGGCAAAAGTTGTAGTTATAGAAGAAGCAAATACTTCCTATTTTGAAAAATTATCGAAAGAGCTCCTTGCCCTAGGCATAGTTGTGAAACTAGGAATATCTCTAGAGCTTGAAAGTTTTATGCCATGGCTAAGTCAACTTAAATCAGTTCTAATTAGTCCAGCAATACCTTGGGATCATTACACTATTAATCAATTAAGAGAAAGGGGGATCAAGATTGAAAGCGAAATTTCTCTAGCCTGGAAATCAATGAAACATATCCCATGGATAGGCATTACTGGGACAAATGGCAAAACCACAGTGACTCAGATGCTCAATCATGTGTTAAAGCAAAATGAAATCGACTCAGAGATGGCAGGGAATATAGGGATTCCGGTAGCTCAACTTGCTTTAAATCACCTGAAAGATGCGAAAAAAGATCCTCAATTTTTAGTAGTGGAATTAAGCAGTTATCAATTAGAAACTACTCATGAGATAGCTCCATTAATAGGTATTTGGACAACTCTTACCCCTGATCACCTAGAGCGCCATGAATCATTAAAAAAATATTCAGACATAAAAAAGAGACTTCTAGATAATGCACATAAAGCTATCTACAACTTAGATGATGAGTTTTTATTAAAAAACAAAGCAACTCTAAGAAGTGGGGTTTGGATTAGTGCTAATGGCTCAGGAACTAAAGAGAACCAAGCAGATTATTGGATTCACAAAAATGGGAAAATATATGAGCACACAAAAGAATTGCTAGATTCTTCTGTCTTAAAAATTAGAGGAGTCCACAATCTTCAAAACCTTTTGTTAGTAATTGCAGCGGCGAGAGAGATAGGACTATCTCCCAATGAAATTCAAAAAGGGATTGCTTCGTTTCAAGGAGTTGAACATCGCTTAGAAAAAATAGGATCTCTGCATGGAATAGAAATTTTCAATGACAGCAAAGCAACCAACTATGAATCAGCCAAAATGGGGCTTGCTGCAATGCAGCCTCCTACAATTGTCATAGCAGGTGGGCAAAGCAAAAAAGGGGACTCTCATGGCTGGATTCAAGAACTGAAGAAGAAGGCATCGGCCATAATGCTTTTTGGTGAAAGCGCTAAGCAAATAGAAGGTTTAATCAAAACTTCTAATTTTCTTGGCAAGGTAAGCTGTTTTAAAGATTTAGAAGAAGCTGCAGAAGCTTCGTTTGAGCTTGCTATCGAGAGAAAAGTAAATAGTATTTTATTTTCTCCAGCATGTGCAAGTTTTGATCAATACAAAAACTATGAAGAGAGGGGGGATCACTTCAAAAAGTTAACTAGACAATGGCTAAGTATATTGATGAATTAA
- a CDS encoding adenine phosphoribosyltransferase, translating to MGKINFKSKVNTYKDFPEKGILFRDISPILEDYLAFSSLIDNMARSKTFKMADAIIIVDARGFILGSSISIKTGKPIVMARKYGKLPGEIICKSYKLEYGENKLCIQRESIKHFQNFVIVDDILATGGTVDCIAKILDSERKKILGLSVAIELKDLNGRAKFSFPVTSEMVY from the coding sequence ATGGGTAAAATAAATTTTAAAAGTAAGGTCAATACTTATAAAGATTTTCCTGAGAAGGGGATATTATTTAGGGATATCTCACCAATTCTAGAGGATTATTTAGCATTCTCCAGTCTGATAGATAATATGGCTAGATCAAAAACTTTTAAAATGGCTGATGCAATAATAATAGTAGATGCAAGAGGTTTTATATTAGGATCGAGTATATCAATAAAAACGGGCAAACCCATTGTTATGGCAAGGAAGTACGGGAAATTGCCTGGTGAAATAATTTGCAAGTCTTATAAGCTTGAATATGGTGAGAATAAGCTTTGTATCCAAAGGGAATCAATTAAACATTTCCAAAATTTTGTAATTGTAGACGATATACTTGCTACGGGAGGTACAGTTGATTGTATTGCAAAGATATTGGATTCTGAGAGAAAAAAAATATTAGGTTTATCAGTTGCCATAGAATTAAAAGATTTAAATGGGAGAGCAAAGTTTAGCTTCCCAGTCACATCTGAAATGGTTTACTAA
- a CDS encoding SemiSWEET family sugar transporter produces the protein MQIPSSIDILGLIAGSLTTAAFVPQLLKVWNSKSAKDISYLMFILFIIGIVLWEIYGWEIHSMPVILFNLITFCLGLTILILKFIFDKDNDVGINN, from the coding sequence ATGCAGATACCAAGCTCTATTGACATTCTAGGGTTGATCGCAGGATCCCTCACAACAGCTGCATTTGTTCCCCAATTGCTAAAGGTATGGAATTCAAAGTCTGCCAAAGATATTTCTTACCTAATGTTTATACTATTTATAATTGGAATAGTTCTTTGGGAGATATATGGATGGGAAATACATTCTATGCCAGTAATTCTATTTAATCTAATAACTTTCTGTTTAGGTTTAACTATTTTAATTCTAAAGTTTATTTTTGACAAAGACAACGATGTCGGAATCAATAATTGA
- a CDS encoding class I SAM-dependent methyltransferase translates to MSVQYLEDYQRYKEDNDDDELFYTYPRFVNHLDDSFRKRLTQLYRDKINVDNVVLDLMSSWTSHLPEEIIYQRVVGHGLNLQELQRNNRLDSFWTQNFNVNQILPLEDNSIDTCLMVAAWQYLQYPEELSFELRRVIKEGGQLIVSFSNRAFWVKSPQVWVTSSDSERINYVRQVLERQGWHSFETISERTSKKSFLPFKSLEGDPFFSVLAIN, encoded by the coding sequence ATGTCTGTACAATATTTAGAAGATTATCAAAGGTATAAAGAGGATAATGACGATGATGAATTATTTTATACTTACCCTCGCTTTGTTAATCATTTAGATGATAGCTTTAGAAAGAGACTCACACAATTATATAGAGATAAGATTAACGTTGACAATGTCGTATTAGATTTGATGAGTAGTTGGACTTCTCATTTGCCAGAGGAAATAATTTATCAAAGAGTTGTAGGGCATGGACTTAACTTACAAGAACTTCAAAGAAATAATAGATTAGATAGTTTTTGGACGCAAAATTTTAATGTTAATCAAATACTTCCCTTAGAAGACAATTCTATAGATACTTGTTTAATGGTTGCAGCTTGGCAGTACCTTCAATACCCTGAAGAATTATCCTTTGAATTGAGGAGGGTGATTAAAGAAGGTGGACAATTAATAGTCTCTTTTAGTAATAGAGCTTTCTGGGTTAAATCTCCACAAGTATGGGTCACATCCTCTGATTCTGAGCGTATTAATTATGTTCGTCAGGTATTAGAAAGACAAGGTTGGCATAGCTTTGAAACTATATCTGAAAGAACTTCTAAAAAGTCTTTTTTACCTTTCAAATCTTTGGAGGGCGATCCCTTCTTTTCAGTTTTAGCTATTAATTGA
- a CDS encoding DUF2214 family protein: MFTSSFVAYLHYLSIILCTGALLFERLKLKESPDRSLAISMVVADVIYGLAGIALLVTGILRVMYFGQGSEFYTHNPIFWIKVSLYIGVGLLSLYPTITYVLWAIPLSKNKLPEVNYDLVSRLRLIINIELIGFCIIPLFATLMSRGIGL; this comes from the coding sequence ATGTTTACTAGTTCTTTTGTCGCTTACTTGCATTATTTAAGTATTATTTTGTGTACGGGAGCTTTGTTATTTGAACGTCTTAAATTAAAAGAATCTCCTGATAGGTCACTTGCTATATCAATGGTTGTCGCAGATGTTATTTATGGTTTAGCAGGGATAGCATTATTAGTTACAGGTATTCTAAGAGTTATGTATTTTGGGCAAGGCTCTGAATTCTATACTCATAACCCAATATTTTGGATAAAGGTTAGTTTGTATATTGGAGTTGGCTTGCTATCCCTTTATCCAACAATCACTTATGTCCTTTGGGCGATCCCTCTAAGTAAAAATAAATTACCTGAAGTTAATTATGATTTAGTTTCTAGACTTCGGCTGATTATCAATATTGAACTTATTGGTTTTTGTATAATACCTTTATTTGCCACTTTAATGTCTAGAGGTATTGGATTATAA
- a CDS encoding pectate lyase yields MPKLVQLSHYPLGSVLANLNPFAALEKKKIRTPWGNLKPKVDLFPVIYLIIIYGFIYILPYGKYVVGMSWFDWLRSEDGPLENMQFLFYLLASIFAFLTARKKLRDGINLNSVMWLLLALLCLFIAGEEISWGERITGFGSQALRDINSQGESNIHNLPFFHHILLDPSFEISCILFGWIGWHFWPKLDFLPKKRYSLYFLFVALFFFYFDISYSSTIKQIRNDQEIFEFLMSLGLLLHCWSSAIARHKNRKLDKKRKTLKLIR; encoded by the coding sequence ATGCCAAAGTTAGTACAGTTAAGTCATTATCCCTTGGGCTCAGTATTAGCTAATTTAAACCCCTTTGCAGCTCTTGAGAAAAAAAAGATAAGAACTCCGTGGGGCAATCTAAAACCTAAGGTTGACCTCTTCCCTGTAATTTATTTGATTATTATTTATGGTTTCATTTATATTTTGCCTTACGGTAAATATGTCGTTGGCATGAGTTGGTTTGATTGGTTGCGTAGCGAGGATGGTCCGTTAGAGAATATGCAGTTCTTATTTTATTTACTTGCTTCTATTTTTGCTTTCTTAACTGCAAGAAAAAAGTTACGGGATGGTATCAACTTGAACTCTGTAATGTGGCTTCTATTGGCACTTTTGTGTCTTTTTATTGCTGGGGAAGAAATAAGTTGGGGTGAAAGAATTACAGGTTTTGGTTCTCAGGCATTACGCGATATTAATAGTCAAGGGGAATCAAATATTCATAATTTACCATTCTTCCATCATATTCTACTTGACCCTTCATTTGAAATCTCATGTATATTATTTGGATGGATTGGCTGGCACTTTTGGCCAAAATTAGACTTTCTACCAAAGAAAAGATATAGTTTGTATTTTCTTTTCGTAGCATTATTCTTTTTCTATTTTGACATTTCATACTCATCTACTATTAAGCAAATAAGAAATGATCAAGAAATCTTTGAATTTTTAATGTCTTTAGGGTTACTGCTTCACTGTTGGAGTAGTGCAATTGCTAGGCATAAAAATAGGAAACTTGATAAAAAACGAAAAACACTTAAATTAATTAGATAG